In one window of Pseudobythopirellula maris DNA:
- a CDS encoding PEP-CTERM sorting domain-containing protein (PEP-CTERM proteins occur, often in large numbers, in the proteomes of bacteria that also encode an exosortase, a predicted intramembrane cysteine proteinase. The presence of a PEP-CTERM domain at a protein's C-terminus predicts cleavage within the sorting domain, followed by covalent anchoring to some some component of the (usually Gram-negative) cell surface. Many PEP-CTERM proteins exhibit an unusual sequence composition that includes large numbers of potential glycosylation sites. Expression of one such protein has been shown restore the ability of a bacterium to form floc, a type of biofilm.), with the protein MRGSTIAALILSFLVSADAQAGLDLSDPRVEAEYLAVEHSGKLRPPNLLADQIEADLASIRVENPAMDFIRVLPNWVPGEVLVKFTPAGIADYFLNGEFIFLQPYDLGTPTVEQIGSSGYWRVAFDHDYHSGRLAKIFDSHHEVLAAEPNGIIGDGNDIVALPDRRYVFSRGWGDCPAGCINHEYFEFDLSGAAPVGMPGDYNDDGSVDGADFTVWRDHMHASAGSLPNDMIGGAIGDGHLQLWRDHFGESMPHGAATVPEPTAALLLLAAAGAAWSKRR; encoded by the coding sequence ATGCGCGGTTCCACGATCGCCGCTTTGATTCTCTCGTTTCTTGTCAGCGCCGACGCCCAAGCCGGCCTCGACCTCTCCGACCCCCGGGTCGAGGCCGAGTACCTGGCGGTCGAGCACTCGGGCAAACTGCGGCCGCCCAACCTGCTGGCCGACCAGATCGAGGCCGACCTGGCGTCGATCCGCGTGGAGAACCCGGCGATGGACTTCATCCGCGTGCTGCCCAACTGGGTCCCGGGCGAGGTGTTGGTCAAGTTCACGCCCGCGGGGATTGCCGACTACTTCCTGAACGGCGAGTTCATCTTCCTCCAGCCGTACGACCTCGGGACGCCGACCGTTGAGCAAATCGGCTCCTCGGGATACTGGCGTGTCGCCTTCGACCACGATTACCACAGCGGAAGACTCGCCAAGATCTTCGATTCCCATCACGAGGTGCTCGCCGCCGAGCCGAACGGGATCATCGGCGACGGGAACGACATCGTGGCCCTTCCCGATCGACGGTACGTCTTCTCTCGTGGCTGGGGCGACTGCCCAGCGGGTTGCATCAACCATGAGTATTTTGAGTTCGACCTGAGCGGCGCCGCCCCGGTCGGCATGCCGGGCGACTACAACGACGACGGCTCGGTCGATGGCGCCGACTTCACCGTGTGGCGCGACCACATGCACGCGTCGGCGGGGTCGCTGCCGAACGACATGATCGGCGGCGCGATTGGCGACGGGCACCTGCAGCTGTGGCGTGACCACTTCGGAGAGAGCATGCCCCACGGCGCCGCAACCGTGCCCGAGCCGACGGCCGCCCTGCTGCTGCTCGCCGCCGCGGGCGCCGCGTGGTCAAAGCGCCGCTAG
- a CDS encoding response regulator transcription factor translates to MIQQAQSNQFNGPMVYVVDADEGVRRSTESLVESLGFGCDAYSSGEQYLEACETSGPVDRPACVVLGHLLAGSNGIELLRRIGESPCPPPVIARSGFFDLPLVVSFMEGVAVTVVEDPVSPSQLGLAIHEAIEADRKQVEMVTRLDRLRNAVALLSEREKAVIEKISEGLLNRSIARVLKVSERTIEGDRAKIIKKLGAVSSSDAIAKYAQYRVLNELIWRNGSGAHGLISGRHKPLRAESKDSADTAAR, encoded by the coding sequence GTGATTCAGCAAGCCCAGTCTAATCAGTTCAATGGGCCGATGGTCTACGTCGTAGATGCCGATGAAGGCGTTCGACGCTCCACCGAGTCGCTCGTCGAGTCCTTGGGATTCGGCTGTGATGCGTACTCTTCCGGGGAACAATACCTCGAGGCATGCGAAACCTCGGGGCCGGTCGACAGGCCCGCTTGTGTGGTGTTGGGGCATCTCTTGGCGGGCAGCAACGGAATCGAGTTGCTCCGGCGCATCGGTGAAAGCCCTTGTCCTCCGCCAGTGATCGCCAGGAGCGGGTTCTTCGACTTGCCGCTAGTCGTCAGCTTCATGGAAGGGGTCGCGGTCACGGTGGTCGAAGACCCCGTATCGCCTAGCCAGTTGGGGCTTGCGATCCACGAGGCGATCGAGGCCGACCGCAAGCAGGTGGAGATGGTCACCAGGCTTGACCGCCTTCGCAACGCAGTCGCCTTGCTGAGCGAACGCGAAAAGGCCGTTATCGAGAAGATCAGCGAGGGCTTGCTCAACAGGTCGATCGCGCGAGTCTTGAAAGTCTCGGAGCGGACCATCGAAGGAGACCGGGCGAAGATTATCAAGAAACTCGGCGCGGTCTCTTCGAGCGATGCGATCGCTAAATACGCCCAGTACCGTGTGCTCAATGAGCTGATTTGGCGTAACGGCTCAGGCGCTCATGGGCTTATCTCCGGTCGCCATAAGCCGCTCAGGGCCGAGTCGAAGGATTCGGCCGACACCGCTGCCCGCTGA
- a CDS encoding beta strand repeat-containing protein — protein sequence MARLIDVSTAMVAFVCFWLIPTATAATFNWTGGAPNNYFIDADNWSPFGGPPGSGDEASFRLAGGHTVLFQGGKQVETTELYVEKGSYSLRSDSLDPAVYNVTSGASTAAVLDAFLSVGSASTPIDMTVTDDFQVDADATVQVGGMSSLALGRLRVGTQLGGVNAVTVSGAGSSLAVGSGTQLGGSGDSSSLTFNSGATGSLNKDTVLLNFSSADGTTANLDVRNGSTLVTETLLIGLVGSSSATRSARLWVDDPGSSVTQVGTTGLLVGTANNPNLTAELWVTNGGVFHSGTGNVRFRSTGELLVGESDGPTQQGVFNANGPLSFESGALLRVGGVLNAYQGLDYSDGEINFYDGDLRVEGGAFVPALETDGSYVYRGAPDSGGFGTTPTELILGAGATFMTTGPVQIGAASRFARLRAEAGAQIATGPVVIGALTLFGDSLAELEVTGSGTQWDVDGSLRADYGGFDVTDQAQLITGFALIQGESATVVDSAGWNNSGSLSLLNGASLTIDSGGSVSTGSVSAVSSDIGVSGGAGLTVASGLTLNVGSSMTVASAGPVTIGSANITAESTVDVADGSWTVTGDVDLGNNTSPNPSVLTAGDGALITIEGELDLNPTGVVKINLGTVILNGDLVDDGGEIDFIFDGRLNLNSPDVGLLVNSTDDELFAEGVRVVGAGQLSPGQDLSAAGELLVATGGRFHAAGGDVDLGGLKVAFGGEVRYSGGSLDVAGPVVAAAGSEIHVTGGSTDATLGDASLLNGVYIAGELRTGRNTVTLLDANDAVFDSGALVVLGNGLGNDGTLVAANGLTLDFGGNITGDGVVVTPDDPTKPLTNNGNIIGSDPTDPLELTGYVKGVGTLDNVVITGTDAPGFSPATVVRGSVEYAGVLEIELAGTGEGEFDRLEYLLGAGEATLGGELVVALLSGFRPASGDVFEFLTTEGGVSGLFTTETLPALGGGIGFDVQYGPDTVSLAVVGVEGDYNGNGVVDAADFTVWRDSLNQTGEGLAADGDGDGAVDQNDYAVWVANFGQSASALAEAASVPEPAALVLLACGLAALRRVGR from the coding sequence ATGGCCCGGCTCATCGATGTCTCGACGGCGATGGTCGCCTTCGTCTGTTTCTGGTTGATTCCGACCGCCACCGCCGCCACATTCAATTGGACCGGCGGCGCGCCGAACAACTACTTCATCGACGCCGACAACTGGTCGCCCTTCGGCGGCCCGCCCGGCAGCGGCGACGAGGCGTCGTTCCGCCTCGCCGGGGGCCACACGGTGCTCTTCCAGGGCGGCAAGCAGGTCGAGACCACCGAGCTGTACGTCGAGAAGGGGAGCTACTCGCTGCGGAGCGACTCGCTCGACCCCGCGGTCTACAACGTCACGTCGGGCGCCTCGACGGCCGCGGTGCTCGACGCCTTTCTGTCGGTCGGCAGCGCCTCGACGCCGATCGACATGACCGTGACCGACGACTTCCAGGTCGACGCGGACGCCACGGTCCAGGTTGGCGGGATGTCGTCGCTCGCGCTGGGGAGACTGCGGGTCGGCACGCAGCTGGGCGGCGTCAACGCGGTGACGGTCTCGGGCGCCGGCTCTTCTCTCGCGGTTGGAAGCGGCACGCAGCTCGGCGGCAGCGGCGACTCTTCGAGCCTGACTTTCAATTCAGGCGCCACGGGCAGCCTCAACAAAGACACCGTGCTGCTGAACTTCTCGAGCGCCGACGGGACCACGGCGAACCTCGACGTGCGGAACGGCTCGACGCTTGTGACCGAGACCTTGCTGATCGGCCTGGTCGGCTCGTCGAGCGCGACCCGCTCGGCCAGGCTGTGGGTCGACGACCCCGGCTCCTCAGTCACCCAGGTCGGCACGACGGGCCTGTTGGTCGGCACGGCGAACAACCCCAACCTCACCGCCGAACTGTGGGTGACCAATGGCGGCGTGTTCCACTCCGGGACCGGCAACGTTAGGTTCCGCAGCACGGGCGAGCTGCTGGTGGGCGAGAGCGACGGACCCACCCAGCAGGGCGTGTTCAACGCCAACGGCCCGCTCAGCTTCGAAAGCGGGGCGCTGCTCAGGGTGGGCGGCGTGCTGAACGCCTACCAGGGCCTCGACTACTCCGACGGCGAGATCAACTTTTACGACGGCGACCTGCGGGTCGAAGGGGGCGCCTTCGTCCCGGCCCTCGAGACCGACGGCTCCTACGTCTACCGCGGCGCGCCCGACAGCGGCGGCTTCGGGACCACGCCCACCGAATTGATCCTCGGCGCCGGCGCCACGTTCATGACGACCGGCCCCGTGCAGATCGGCGCCGCCAGTCGCTTCGCCCGCCTGCGCGCCGAGGCGGGCGCCCAGATCGCCACCGGCCCCGTCGTCATCGGCGCGCTGACCTTGTTCGGCGACTCTCTTGCCGAGCTCGAGGTCACAGGCAGCGGGACCCAATGGGACGTCGACGGTTCGCTCCGCGCCGATTACGGCGGGTTCGATGTGACCGATCAGGCGCAGCTGATCACAGGCTTCGCACTCATCCAGGGCGAGAGCGCCACGGTCGTCGACTCAGCGGGCTGGAACAATTCGGGGAGCTTGTCCCTGCTGAACGGCGCATCGCTGACGATCGATTCGGGCGGCTCGGTCTCTACCGGCAGCGTCTCGGCCGTTTCGTCCGACATCGGGGTGTCCGGCGGCGCCGGCTTGACCGTCGCCAGCGGCCTGACGCTGAACGTCGGCAGTTCGATGACCGTCGCTTCCGCAGGCCCCGTGACGATCGGATCGGCGAATATCACGGCCGAGTCGACCGTCGATGTCGCCGACGGCTCGTGGACCGTTACCGGCGACGTCGATCTAGGCAACAACACGTCGCCGAATCCGAGCGTCCTCACCGCAGGCGACGGCGCGCTCATCACGATCGAGGGCGAACTCGATCTCAACCCTACCGGGGTCGTGAAGATCAACCTCGGCACGGTCATCCTCAACGGCGACCTAGTCGACGACGGCGGTGAGATCGACTTCATCTTCGACGGCCGGCTGAACCTTAACAGCCCCGACGTCGGTCTACTCGTCAACTCGACCGACGACGAGCTGTTCGCCGAGGGCGTGCGGGTGGTGGGCGCCGGGCAACTTTCCCCCGGGCAAGACCTCTCGGCCGCCGGCGAGTTGCTGGTCGCGACCGGCGGGCGGTTCCACGCCGCGGGGGGCGACGTCGACTTGGGCGGCCTGAAGGTCGCCTTCGGCGGCGAGGTGCGGTACTCGGGCGGCTCTCTAGACGTTGCCGGCCCGGTCGTTGCCGCGGCCGGCTCCGAGATCCACGTCACTGGCGGCTCGACCGACGCCACGCTCGGCGACGCCTCGCTGCTGAACGGCGTATACATCGCCGGCGAGCTCCGCACCGGTCGCAACACGGTCACGCTGCTCGACGCCAACGACGCGGTGTTCGACTCCGGCGCCCTGGTCGTGCTGGGCAACGGGCTGGGCAACGACGGCACGCTGGTGGCCGCCAACGGCCTGACGCTCGACTTCGGCGGCAACATCACGGGCGACGGCGTGGTGGTGACGCCGGACGACCCCACCAAGCCGCTCACGAACAACGGCAATATCATCGGCAGCGACCCCACCGACCCGCTCGAACTCACCGGTTACGTGAAGGGCGTGGGGACGCTCGACAACGTGGTGATCACCGGCACGGACGCGCCGGGCTTCTCGCCCGCCACGGTGGTGCGCGGCAGCGTCGAATACGCCGGCGTGCTGGAGATCGAACTGGCCGGCACGGGCGAGGGCGAGTTCGACCGTCTGGAGTACCTGCTGGGCGCCGGTGAGGCGACGCTCGGCGGCGAGCTGGTCGTCGCGCTGCTGAGCGGCTTCCGCCCCGCATCGGGCGACGTGTTCGAGTTCCTCACGACCGAAGGAGGCGTCAGCGGCCTGTTCACGACCGAAACGCTGCCGGCGCTAGGCGGGGGGATCGGCTTCGACGTGCAGTACGGCCCGGACACGGTGTCGCTGGCCGTGGTGGGCGTCGAGGGCGACTACAACGGCAACGGCGTGGTCGACGCGGCCGACTTCACGGTGTGGCGCGACTCGCTCAACCAGACCGGCGAGGGCCTCGCCGCCGACGGCGACGGCGACGGCGCCGTGGACCAAAACGACTACGCCGTGTGGGTCGCGAACTTCGGCCAATCGGCCTCCGCGTTGGCCGAAGCGGCGAGTGTGCCCGAGCCGGCGGCGCTCGTGCTGTTGGCCTGCGGGCTGGCCGCGCTGCGGCGCGTCGGCCGCTAG
- a CDS encoding sigma-70 family RNA polymerase sigma factor: MPHATRITLLDRVRETQVGASWDEFYDIYSRLIHSWLTTNGVLPQDADDVCQEVMATIFEEISKFEHNGRTGAFRTWLRRITANRMHRLWRRKQTRLAEYSGPDLSEIADQLGQDSSRLSINWDQQHNRFVIEQLLSKLVGRFSEKSLTVFRRIVLDERPAEEVAHDVGMTLGAARVAQHRVLRALKELGSDLIEA, from the coding sequence ATGCCGCACGCCACTCGCATCACGCTCCTCGACCGCGTACGCGAAACGCAGGTTGGAGCATCATGGGACGAGTTTTATGACATCTACAGCCGGCTGATCCACAGCTGGCTCACCACGAATGGCGTGCTGCCGCAAGACGCCGACGATGTTTGCCAAGAGGTGATGGCGACCATCTTCGAGGAGATCAGCAAGTTTGAGCACAATGGGCGCACCGGCGCCTTCCGCACTTGGTTGCGAAGGATCACCGCTAACCGGATGCACCGGCTGTGGCGTCGCAAGCAAACGCGACTGGCGGAATATTCGGGTCCCGACCTGAGCGAGATCGCCGACCAGTTGGGACAAGACAGCAGCCGGCTGTCGATCAACTGGGACCAGCAACACAACCGCTTCGTGATCGAGCAATTGCTCTCGAAGCTTGTTGGTCGTTTCAGCGAAAAGAGCCTCACCGTCTTCCGCCGCATCGTGCTGGACGAGCGTCCCGCAGAAGAAGTCGCTCACGACGTCGGCATGACGCTCGGCGCCGCCCGCGTGGCGCAGCACCGCGTGCTGCGGGCGCTCAAGGAGCTGGGCAGCGACCTGATCGAGGCGTGA